Below is a genomic region from Longimicrobium sp..
CGCCCACGGAGGGCGCGGTAGAGACACTTCGCCGCCGCTCGCGCCTGGTCACGGGCGAGACGGTGGAGATCTACGTGGCCCGCACCGGCGCCGTCGAGCAGCACGCCCTGCGCTCCTTCCTCCTGATCGCCCTGGTGCTGATCCCGGTGACGACGCTGCTGGCCGCGCTGGCGGGGCGAACGGTGAGCGACCGCATCCTGCAGCCCCTCAACCGGCTGGTGACGGCCTCGCGCGAGATCGGCATCGGCGGGCTGGCGCGGCGCGTGGACGAGCCGGAGCGCCCCACCGAGCTGCGCGAGCTGGCCCTGGCCTACAACGGCATGCTCGAGCGCCTTCAGCGCGCTGTAGAGGCCCTGCGCAGCTTCACGGCGGACGCCAGCCACGAGCTGCGCACGCCCCTCACCGCCATCCGCGGCACGGCCGAAGTCGCCCTCGCCCGCCCGCGCACCGCCGAGGAGCTGCGCGACACGCTGGAAGAGGTGGTCGATGAAACGCGCGAGATGCTTCACCTGGTAGAAGACCTGCTGACGCTGGCGCGCGGCGAGCAGGTGGAATCCGGCCCCGACGAGATCGCCGACCTGGCGGAGGTGCTACGCGACGTGCAGGACGTGGGCGAGGCGCTGGCCGCGGCCAAGCCGGTGGAGGTGCGGCTGGACGTCCCCGATACGCTCGCCCTGCGCGGCGACGCGGGTGCGCTCCGGCGCCTGTTCCTGAACCTGGTCTCGAACGCGGTGAAGTTCACGGAAGCAGGCGCCGTGACGATCACCGCGCGCTCGACCGCGGCGGGGGAAGCGGGGGACGGGCGGGACT
It encodes:
- a CDS encoding sensor histidine kinase, which produces MNRRRSLRREIVAGYSLILLVALTLFAGATYGILRRSLKSAGTESLRQTAATAERFIAPGIPRVATHEQRLPPTEGAVETLRRRSRLVTGETVEIYVARTGAVEQHALRSFLLIALVLIPVTTLLAALAGRTVSDRILQPLNRLVTASREIGIGGLARRVDEPERPTELRELALAYNGMLERLQRAVEALRSFTADASHELRTPLTAIRGTAEVALARPRTAEELRDTLEEVVDETREMLHLVEDLLTLARGEQVESGPDEIADLAEVLRDVQDVGEALAAAKPVEVRLDVPDTLALRGDAGALRRLFLNLVSNAVKFTEAGAVTITARSTAAGEAGDGRDWVEVQVADTGSGISAEALPRVFDRFYREDAARNRSGGTGLGLAIARMVAERHGGTIAVRSAPGEGSVFTVRLPAGA